Proteins encoded by one window of Vicia villosa cultivar HV-30 ecotype Madison, WI unplaced genomic scaffold, Vvil1.0 ctg.000813F_1_1, whole genome shotgun sequence:
- the LOC131631336 gene encoding protein STRUBBELIG-RECEPTOR FAMILY 3-like isoform X2, whose protein sequence is MTDMSLNNNHLTGEIPDAFQSFTQLINLDLSSNNLSGELPPSVENLSSLTTLRLQDNQLSGTLDVLQDLPLKDLNVENNQFVGPIPPKLLSIPNFRQAGNPFNDNTTVTPAPPPRSPVTAPPGAPPGEPSGAPPGTPPGAPFFVVPSGPGRVPPKKADGPTAAVESNSGKSNKHTKRVVLISIGSVLAFIILVLALVLFIPRCGKRERVDRRSKRHQIGAFGGERQQNPRDLGAIVLPPNQTDKVPTRDVLRPNNDRQEEPRRAWAVPIPNAQDKKEKDVPRMATIPKPRDHEIDMSTPEVYFVPPPPPPPPPPPPPLPPPPPPPPPPPTMRMIVEPAIPNRGTNVNPSLRSSIFPPTFAKSFTIASLQQYTNSFSQENLIGGGMLGTVYRAELPDGKLFAVKKLDKRTSVHQKDDEFLELINNIDRIRHTNIVELIGYCSEHGQRLLIYEYCSNGSLYDALHSDDEFKATLSWNTRIRMALGAARALEYLHEQCQPPVVHRNLKSANVLLDDDLSVRVSDCGLAPLIASGSVTQLSGNLQSAYGYGAPEFESGTYTYQSDVYSVGVVMLELLTGRQSHDSTRPRGEQFLARWAIPKLHDIDALSKMVDPSLNGVYPAKSLSNFADIISRCLQPEPEFRPAMSEVVLYLLNMIKRESQKSDSNEK, encoded by the exons ATGACAGACAT GTCTCTTAACAACAATCATTTAACTGGAGAAATACCAGATGCGTTTCAGTCATTTACACAATTGATCAATCT AGATTTATCTAGTAATAATCTGAGTGGGGAACTGCCTCCTTCGGTGGAGAATTTGTCATCTTTGACCACCCT ACGCTTGCAGGATAATCAACTATCTGGGACACTTGATGTTTTACAAGACCTTCCTCTGAAAGATTT GAATGTCGAGAACAACCAATTTGTTGGCCCAATACCTCCAAAGCTGCTAAGTATCCCTAACTTCAG ACAAGCTGGAAATCCATTTAATGATAATACCACGGTAACTCCTGCTCCTCCACCTCGCTCCCCAGTAACAGCACCGCCAGGAGCACCTCCCGGAGAACCTTCAGGAGCACCTCCAGGAACACCGCCAGGAGCACCATTTTTTGTTGTACCATCTGGTCCTGGTCGTGTACCTCCTAAAAAGGCTGATGGACCAACTGCAGCGGTTGAGTCAAATTCTGGGAAATCAAACAAACATACCAAAAGGGTAGTTTTAATATCTATTGGCAGTGTTTTGGCATTCATAATTTTGGTACTAGCACTCGTTCTATTTATTCCAAGATGTGGTAAAAGGGAACGAGTTGACCGAAGGTCCAAACGACATCAAATTGGTGCTTTTGGAGGTGAAAGGCAACAAAATCCTAGGGATTTAGGGGCTATAGTCCTACCACCTAATCAAACAGACAAAG TACCGACCCGTGATGTCTTGAGGCCAAATAACGACCGCCAAGAAGAGCCTAGGAGAGCGTGGGCTGTTCCGATTCCAAATGCACAGGATAAGAAAGAGAAGGATGTGCCAAGAATGGCGACAATACCAAAGCCGAGAGATCATGAGATTGATATGAGTACACCAGAAGTTTATTTTGTGCCTccgccgccgccgccgccgccgcCCCCTCCTCCTCCTCTGCCACCGCCACCCCCACCTCCTCCTCCCCCTCCTACTATGAGGATGATTGTTGAGCCAGCCATTCCCAACAGAGGGACTAATGTTAATCCATCCTTAAGAAGTTCAATTTTTCCTCCTACTTTTGCAAAATCTTTCACCATTGCATCCCTTCAACAGTATACAAATAGCTTTTCTCAAGAAAATCTTATAGGAGGAGGCATGTTGGGCACTGTGTACAGGGCAGAGCTTCCTGATGGGAAG TTGTTTGCTGTAAAGAAACTAGACAAAAGAACCTCTGTTCACCAGAAGGATGATGAGTTTCTTGAATTGATTAATAATATTGACAGAATAAGACATACAAATATTGTTGAGCTTATTGGATACTGTTCAGAGCATGGACAAAGGCTTCTGATCTATGAGTACTGCAGTAACGGGTCACTATATGATGCACTCCACTCAGATGATGAATTCAAAGCAACACTATCATGGAATACTCGCATTCGGATGGCACTTGGTGCAGCTAGAGCCTTAGA ATATTTGCATGAGCAATGTCAGCCCCCTGTGGTACACAGAAATTTGAAGTCCGCCAATGTTCTCCTTGATGATGATCTATCTGTGCGTGTATCTGATTGTGGTTTAGCTCCATTAATAGCTTCAGGTTCTGTAACTCAG CTCTCGGGTAACCTGCAATCAGCTTACGGTTATGGAGCTCCAGAGTTTGAATCAGGAACTTACACTTACCAAAGTGACGTTTACAGTGTTGGAGTTGTTATGTTAGAACTTTTAACCGGCCGTCAGTCCCATGACAG CACACGTCCACGAGGGGAGCAATTTCTTGCTAGATGGGCGATTCCCAAACTTCACGATATCGATGCATTATCAAAAATGGTCGACCCTTCTTTAAATGGAGTTTACCCTGCAAAGTCATTGTCAAATTTCGCAGACATTATTTCACGATGCCTTCAG CCGGAGCCTGAATTTAGACCAGCAATGTCAGAAGTTGTCTTATACTTACTAAATATGATAAAGAGGGAGTCTCAGAAAAGTGATTCAAATGAAAAATGA
- the LOC131631336 gene encoding protein STRUBBELIG-RECEPTOR FAMILY 3-like isoform X1: MDWKRAILKNYGLVLLGFLLICVIQISNALTDPTDVAALNSLHASLGSPLLPGWVSSGGDPCGEGWQGIQCNGSFIQKIVLNGANLGGELGDSLATFVTISVIDLSNNNIGGSIPSSLPVTMRNFFLSDNLFTGSIPTSLATLSGMTDMSLNNNHLTGEIPDAFQSFTQLINLDLSSNNLSGELPPSVENLSSLTTLRLQDNQLSGTLDVLQDLPLKDLNVENNQFVGPIPPKLLSIPNFRQAGNPFNDNTTVTPAPPPRSPVTAPPGAPPGEPSGAPPGTPPGAPFFVVPSGPGRVPPKKADGPTAAVESNSGKSNKHTKRVVLISIGSVLAFIILVLALVLFIPRCGKRERVDRRSKRHQIGAFGGERQQNPRDLGAIVLPPNQTDKVPTRDVLRPNNDRQEEPRRAWAVPIPNAQDKKEKDVPRMATIPKPRDHEIDMSTPEVYFVPPPPPPPPPPPPPLPPPPPPPPPPPTMRMIVEPAIPNRGTNVNPSLRSSIFPPTFAKSFTIASLQQYTNSFSQENLIGGGMLGTVYRAELPDGKLFAVKKLDKRTSVHQKDDEFLELINNIDRIRHTNIVELIGYCSEHGQRLLIYEYCSNGSLYDALHSDDEFKATLSWNTRIRMALGAARALEYLHEQCQPPVVHRNLKSANVLLDDDLSVRVSDCGLAPLIASGSVTQLSGNLQSAYGYGAPEFESGTYTYQSDVYSVGVVMLELLTGRQSHDSTRPRGEQFLARWAIPKLHDIDALSKMVDPSLNGVYPAKSLSNFADIISRCLQPEPEFRPAMSEVVLYLLNMIKRESQKSDSNEK, from the exons ATGGATTGGAAGAGAGCTATTTTGAAGAACTATGGACTGGTTTTATTGGGATTTTTGTTGATATGTGTAATTCAGATTTCAAATGCTCTCACTGATCCCACGGATG TTGCTGCACTTAATAGCTTACATGCTTCACTGGGATCTCCTCTTCTACCTGGATGGGTTTCAAGTGGTGGAGATCCATGCGGAGAAGGGTGGCAAGGCATTCAATGTAATGGTTCCTTCATACAAAAAAT TGTTCTGAATGGTGCAAATTTGGGAGGAGAACTCGGTGATAGTCTGGCAACATTTGTTACAATCTCAGTAAT CGATCTGAGTAACAATAACATTGGAGGAAGTATTCCGTCCAGTTTGCCAGTTAcgatgagaaactt TTTTCTTTCAGACAACCTGTTTACCGGAAGTATTCCAACGTCTTTAGCCACTTTAAGCGGAATGACAGACAT GTCTCTTAACAACAATCATTTAACTGGAGAAATACCAGATGCGTTTCAGTCATTTACACAATTGATCAATCT AGATTTATCTAGTAATAATCTGAGTGGGGAACTGCCTCCTTCGGTGGAGAATTTGTCATCTTTGACCACCCT ACGCTTGCAGGATAATCAACTATCTGGGACACTTGATGTTTTACAAGACCTTCCTCTGAAAGATTT GAATGTCGAGAACAACCAATTTGTTGGCCCAATACCTCCAAAGCTGCTAAGTATCCCTAACTTCAG ACAAGCTGGAAATCCATTTAATGATAATACCACGGTAACTCCTGCTCCTCCACCTCGCTCCCCAGTAACAGCACCGCCAGGAGCACCTCCCGGAGAACCTTCAGGAGCACCTCCAGGAACACCGCCAGGAGCACCATTTTTTGTTGTACCATCTGGTCCTGGTCGTGTACCTCCTAAAAAGGCTGATGGACCAACTGCAGCGGTTGAGTCAAATTCTGGGAAATCAAACAAACATACCAAAAGGGTAGTTTTAATATCTATTGGCAGTGTTTTGGCATTCATAATTTTGGTACTAGCACTCGTTCTATTTATTCCAAGATGTGGTAAAAGGGAACGAGTTGACCGAAGGTCCAAACGACATCAAATTGGTGCTTTTGGAGGTGAAAGGCAACAAAATCCTAGGGATTTAGGGGCTATAGTCCTACCACCTAATCAAACAGACAAAG TACCGACCCGTGATGTCTTGAGGCCAAATAACGACCGCCAAGAAGAGCCTAGGAGAGCGTGGGCTGTTCCGATTCCAAATGCACAGGATAAGAAAGAGAAGGATGTGCCAAGAATGGCGACAATACCAAAGCCGAGAGATCATGAGATTGATATGAGTACACCAGAAGTTTATTTTGTGCCTccgccgccgccgccgccgccgcCCCCTCCTCCTCCTCTGCCACCGCCACCCCCACCTCCTCCTCCCCCTCCTACTATGAGGATGATTGTTGAGCCAGCCATTCCCAACAGAGGGACTAATGTTAATCCATCCTTAAGAAGTTCAATTTTTCCTCCTACTTTTGCAAAATCTTTCACCATTGCATCCCTTCAACAGTATACAAATAGCTTTTCTCAAGAAAATCTTATAGGAGGAGGCATGTTGGGCACTGTGTACAGGGCAGAGCTTCCTGATGGGAAG TTGTTTGCTGTAAAGAAACTAGACAAAAGAACCTCTGTTCACCAGAAGGATGATGAGTTTCTTGAATTGATTAATAATATTGACAGAATAAGACATACAAATATTGTTGAGCTTATTGGATACTGTTCAGAGCATGGACAAAGGCTTCTGATCTATGAGTACTGCAGTAACGGGTCACTATATGATGCACTCCACTCAGATGATGAATTCAAAGCAACACTATCATGGAATACTCGCATTCGGATGGCACTTGGTGCAGCTAGAGCCTTAGA ATATTTGCATGAGCAATGTCAGCCCCCTGTGGTACACAGAAATTTGAAGTCCGCCAATGTTCTCCTTGATGATGATCTATCTGTGCGTGTATCTGATTGTGGTTTAGCTCCATTAATAGCTTCAGGTTCTGTAACTCAG CTCTCGGGTAACCTGCAATCAGCTTACGGTTATGGAGCTCCAGAGTTTGAATCAGGAACTTACACTTACCAAAGTGACGTTTACAGTGTTGGAGTTGTTATGTTAGAACTTTTAACCGGCCGTCAGTCCCATGACAG CACACGTCCACGAGGGGAGCAATTTCTTGCTAGATGGGCGATTCCCAAACTTCACGATATCGATGCATTATCAAAAATGGTCGACCCTTCTTTAAATGGAGTTTACCCTGCAAAGTCATTGTCAAATTTCGCAGACATTATTTCACGATGCCTTCAG CCGGAGCCTGAATTTAGACCAGCAATGTCAGAAGTTGTCTTATACTTACTAAATATGATAAAGAGGGAGTCTCAGAAAAGTGATTCAAATGAAAAATGA